The stretch of DNA CCTCGGATGGGTTCGAGCAGATTGAGGCTGAATGTATGTAGAGCTTGATGAGGCCGACTTTTGCGTGCCCGGTGATGGCCACCCCGACGAAGTCATGGTCCCGCATCCTACCGTGGTGCCCCCCGCCGACAGGCCACCGCAAATGCAGCCTCCCACGAGGCAGTTCAACCGAGCTGCTTCTGCCGGAACTGGCACCACACGACCGCTCCCTCCACATACGCCAAACCCTGCTAACTCGCGCCCGGCTCACCACCAAGACAACCATCAAGGTCGCCCCGTGGCCGGCAACGGAAGGGGTTCGCCCAACCCctcggcgcagcagccctcGATTCCCAATCCCGCGGAGCCCGtagccttcttctccgcgcGCTCCGTCTCGACCACAAACGCTGCCGAGCCCAACGCCCATATCCAGAACAAGCAACTCTTCAACCCAAAGGCCGAAAGCCCCTCGATACGAAAGACCCCCGGCATCGACCACAACTCGTCACGACCCTTGGCGAGGAACGGCCAGCACATCGCtcccgccagcagccagtCGTCAGCGCCATCAGCCCCCGGTGCCACTGCCGGCAACACGTCCAGCTTCACGCCGGTGaggcagtcggcggcggcggcgacggcagctgcaggaggcGGCCCAGTCACGCGAAGCAACGTCGTGAACCCGTCCCTCGACTACACCCGCCGCATCGGCGCGCCAGGCGGGCCCGGCAGCCCGCTGGCCAACAGAAACTCCTACAAGCCGCCGTCCATGAAGCGCCCACTTCCTGCAGGAGATGGGAAcggggccgtcggcgtcccgCGCTCGCCCCTCGTTGACGTGCCGCCAAACACGTCGGGCCAGGCCAACGCGCCCGcagccgacggcgcggatgcgAAGCGGCCAAGGATGACATGAGTCTGAAGACCGGAGCTTGGGCCTTGTTGTTTTTTCGCTCTCATGCTGGGTGTACGGCGTCAATCTTGGGAAGGCGGCGTTTTTAGGTCAAAGGGGATAGGTTCGTTCCTACCATCATTATCATGGTATCAAGACAGCGAAGTTGGCACACGAGACTAGAGATATACGG from Purpureocillium takamizusanense chromosome 6, complete sequence encodes:
- the RAD52 gene encoding DNA repair protein rad52 (BUSCO:EOG09261PJZ~EggNog:ENOG503NXP6~COG:L), which gives rise to MPAPGDQHTSWANPFEEAKPCISEWTAKQIATISSKLDKQLGPEYISSRAGPGGSRVHYLTAEKCIGLANEVFGFNGWSSSIQNIQVDFADENPQTQRVSIGLSVIVRVTLRDGTYHEDIGYGSIENAKGKAMAFEKAKKEGTTDGLKRALRSFGNVLGNCIYDQDYVKQVTKVKAHPVKKFDQDNLHRHADFVRRESVKAEFASTTSAAPTAAAPATTATTATTALPLPLPKMEPSESFEEDFLGELDEADFCVPGDGHPDEVMVPHPTVVPPADRPPQMQPPTRQFNRAASAGTGTTRPLPPHTPNPANSRPAHHQDNHQGRPVAGNGRGSPNPSAQQPSIPNPAEPVAFFSARSVSTTNAAEPNAHIQNKQLFNPKAESPSIRKTPGIDHNSSRPLARNGQHIAPASSQSSAPSAPGATAGNTSSFTPVRQSAAAATAAAGGGPVTRSNVVNPSLDYTRRIGAPGGPGSPLANRNSYKPPSMKRPLPAGDGNGAVGVPRSPLVDVPPNTSGQANAPAADGADAKRPRMT
- the RAD52 gene encoding DNA repair protein rad52, variant 2 (EggNog:ENOG503NXP6~COG:L); the encoded protein is MYVELDEADFCVPGDGHPDEVMVPHPTVVPPADRPPQMQPPTRQFNRAASAGTGTTRPLPPHTPNPANSRPAHHQDNHQGRPVAGNGRGSPNPSAQQPSIPNPAEPVAFFSARSVSTTNAAEPNAHIQNKQLFNPKAESPSIRKTPGIDHNSSRPLARNGQHIAPASSQSSAPSAPGATAGNTSSFTPVRQSAAAATAAAGGGPVTRSNVVNPSLDYTRRIGAPGGPGSPLANRNSYKPPSMKRPLPAGDGNGAVGVPRSPLVDVPPNTSGQANAPAADGADAKRPRMT
- the RAD52 gene encoding DNA repair protein rad52, variant 3 (EggNog:ENOG503NXP6~COG:L) produces the protein MAFEKAKKEGTTDGLKRALRSFGNVLGNCIYDQDYVKQVTKVKAHPVKKFDQDNLHRHADFVRRESVKAEFASTTSAAPTAAAPATTATTATTALPLPLPKMEPSESFEEDFLGELDEADFCVPGDGHPDEVMVPHPTVVPPADRPPQMQPPTRQFNRAASAGTGTTRPLPPHTPNPANSRPAHHQDNHQGRPVAGNGRGSPNPSAQQPSIPNPAEPVAFFSARSVSTTNAAEPNAHIQNKQLFNPKAESPSIRKTPGIDHNSSRPLARNGQHIAPASSQSSAPSAPGATAGNTSSFTPVRQSAAAATAAAGGGPVTRSNVVNPSLDYTRRIGAPGGPGSPLANRNSYKPPSMKRPLPAGDGNGAVGVPRSPLVDVPPNTSGQANAPAADGADAKRPRMT